A window of Rhizophagus irregularis chromosome 25, complete sequence genomic DNA:
taataatcagaCCGCTCAAAATCCAACACTTTACTTAACATAACccggataaaaaaaatcatgtgaccAGAAGTTCGATGTTAAAAATTGATGCAATCAACCctataaattttagttaataatataatttataaaaaaaaagcaggCACAGAATACTTAATGTTATGTgataattaatacataattgaaacttgcttttttaaaaaacatgatTATTCTACgaattactattaattttaaaaatggattGGTTTATCATATGTGGCCATTGctgcaatataaaaaaaaaagttaatattatattagtaaataagcaaatattaatgattacTAACCCGCTTCCTTTAAAGCCTCAGATAATGTCTAAGGAAGTTGAAAGAATCGTAAGAATCAGAAGTTAGGTTAAATATCATTTTTCGAGATAATAAAAACTCACCGGATGAGCGTGGCAAGTTCTAGCAATGTCTTCACTGCTTGCACCATATTCCATGGCCAAAACCGCTTCACCAATCATTTCTCCAGCGTTAGGTCCAATGATATGAACTCCAAGAACTTGATCAGTTTCAGAGTCGGAAATAATTTTGACGAATCCATCCGAGTCATCATTAGTGCGAGCACGAGAATTTGCTGCAAATGGAAAGGTACCAACACGATATGGTTTTTTGGTTTCTTTCACTGCTTCCTCAGTCTTACCGCACCATGCGACTTCAGGATGAGTATATATTACAGATGGTATAGCATCATAATTTACATGTCCATATCCAACCTTAATAGTTTCGACAGCAGCAATaccttaataaaaaagaatttatttaattagtgCAATATACGTATAAAAAACATAACTCCTTTGTATTACCTTCTTCTTCCGCTTTATGTGCTAACATTGCACCATATGTAACATCACCAATACAAAAAATGTGAGGTTTGTTGGTTTGGAATTGAGAATCGATTTTGATTCTACCCCGTTCGTCAACATCTATGCCTACATTCTCCAACCCGAGATTTTCTGTGTAAGGACGTCGTCCAATCGACACAAGAACGACATCGGCTTccaactttataaataaaggaaACCTTTAACAGAAAAATAtgagaaattataaaataaaaattaaatacatacAGTTTCTTTATCTCCTCCTTTAGCAGATTCAACATTTACATATACTTTGTCTTCCTTTTTGGAGGCATCAATGACCTTTGTattcaatttgaattttaaccCCTGTTTTTGAAGTATTCTAAAAAAAGACTTGCTAGCGTATATAACCATAATCGAGATGAATAAGAATTAAtgacatgaaaaaaaaaaaattaaatttgaaataataatgtcATATTACATACGCCGATTCTCCATCCATTCCAGCACCAATAGATCCAAGATACTCTACAACTGTCACATCAGCGCCTAGACGATGCCACACTGATCCTAACTCGAGACCAATAATTCCACCACCTAtaactaacatttttttggGTACTTTTTCTAAAGAAAGAGCTCCCGTAGATGTAACTATTTGTTTTTCGTCAACctatataattctataaattaatatagtgCAGATAACTAGATAACTAAGGATTttagtatattaattaatattaacctCTAAACCTTTAAATGGCGTTGGCTCTGATCCAGTtgcaattataatatttttcgcCTTTAATGTAGTTTTATTTCCATCTAATCCATCTACTTCAATTTCGTTTAACCCAATTAATTTTCCATGTCCCTTAACATAAGTAAccttattctttttaaataatccttCAATTCCCCGAGTAAGTCCTGTAACGGCTTTTTCCTTGGCCTTCATCATTGCGGCCAAGTTCAGTTTCACATCCGAAACTTATTTTACCAAACAGCATATTTAACAACAAAggttcttaaaaaaataaataaatgtaatagtCGTAATAACATTATAACTTACCATCGATTCCTCTATCTTTTAATTCATGTTTTGTTTGATGATAAATATGGGAATTGTTCAACAATGCCTTAGAAGGAATACATCCAATATTTAAACAGGTTCCACCAAGTGTTCCTCTTTTTTCAATGCACGCAGTCTGATAAGAATTAAATGATTGTTCATGATGACGCGATTACTTAATATTCCACAagctattataaataagaattatatACCTTTAAACCCAGCTGAGCAGCTTTAATAGCAGCCACATAACCTCCTGGGCCACCGCCAATTACAACAGTATCGAACTCCTTGTCTATAGGATAAATAGAATTTAGCCTTCCATAATTATGGAAATAGGGTTTGGATACTCAACTTACCAGTAGAAGTTGCAGCATACGACCTACGACCAACTAACGTAAAACTTGCTGGTCTGGTAATTTTATTGGCGATTTGTTTACTTACAAACTGAAATGTACAAAAACAAAcgagtatttattaattagatttcaaactttgattcaaatttaattagaaaatataaaatacatatttacaaaaaaagaagtttgaCTAGGTAATTTGTACATTTTGGTTTTTCGTTAAAACAACGTCAGTCAAAACGAAACGATCTCCAAAGATCTAACAAATATCACATGACACACGCATGTTTGATCGTGTTATTTGTCCGACGATGAGACGATCTGATAATTTTAACTGCGTTAATCAAAACAAACAAAAAGCCATTTATAGTTATAACTTCCTGAAATTTTGCGCCACGCTTAAAGTTGATCTAGTTCTTTTTCCTTACATTTCAACATAATCAGATTTGTAGTGCAAAATGTCCGATGATAGTGCGATTGAGATGGAGTTAGTACCAACTTCAGAATCTGAAGTTCCCGTTGAAGCTAAAAAGCGAATTCACGAAGACGAAGACGAAAACTGTTCTCCCGATGACGCCAAAAGACAAAAGACTGAAGGAGGTAAAAGATCATATTAATTCGTTCTAATTTCATTcaacctaaattatttattaactggTCAAAATTTGACTTAGTCAACCGTTCCGGTTCGCCTTGTTCACCAACTCCGGTTCCCACACCTAAATCTACAACTTCAGCTCCTTCTCCTTCAGGGTCAGCGACGAAGAATTCCATAACTCCTACAAGCTCTTCGAATAGTTTATCGATTGCACCACCGGCAACTAGTTTATATACCCCTCCAGCGACCGCCACAGTTTTCTCTAAATCTTCTTGGTTAGATAAAATGCCCGCATTACATTTAAATGACGCCCAAAAGGCAGCATTAGATAAAGCAAAAGCTTTTGCAAAAGAAATGCAATCGGTGGTAAGTAAAATAGTTCTTTTTGAGTATTATAGAttgaattttgattttattttgtttgttaTAGTTACTTAATTCTGCTGGAAGTAATCATTCTCCACCGCCACTTCCCACTCTTCTTTTATCGTCTAATCCTGGATTGGCTTCTGGAATAGATCCTCGGTCTCTCTCTGTATTATCACGCATTTATGTTGGCTCTATTAACTTCGAATTAACCGAACAGCATTTACGCGTAGTTTTTGGTCAATTTGGCGCAATTAAAAGCGTTAGTATGTCTTTAGATACACTAACTGGAAAACATAAAGGATTTTgttttattgaatttgaaaCTCCAGAAGGTGCTTCTCTGGCCCTTGATTCAATGAATGGTGCCGAATTAGGTGGAAGgtaatttacttatattttatcttatcattacattttatataaagaaatggCTTAAAATGTCATTCATGATAATTTAGACAGCTTAAAGTTGGTCGTCCTAATAATTATACAGCTGCAACCGCTGCTGGTTagtaataagtttatttttttattttaaagactTAAATATCTGAATAAGATATGATACTGAACAAGACAATGTAGGATTGTCTCCACCTCCAAAAACTCGAATATATGTATCAAATGTTAACGAATATGTGAGTGAGGAGGACTTATTGAGTATATTTGAATCATTTGGTAAAATCAATCATTGTGCTCTGATGGTAAGTTTCCTCATTCTATCTTAGTTAAGTTCTATTAAcgttttctaatatatttgttatcaTTTTAGCCTGATCTCATAACAAGAAAGCATAAAGGATATGGGTAAGTCGATCcagttaatatttatttgtgaCATATAATGAACCTTAACCTATATAGTGGATATAAGAAGTATttggatcaaatttttttgacgaTTAATGAgagaataatataattaccGTGCAACCGGTGTCGCTGTCTGCTCACGTGTTGtgtgaatttctttttttctttattgtcCATTTTTCCCTTGCATATTTTCTCTCTTGAATTTCCCCAATTACAAAAACAAACAGACATTTGCCATCAAGCCGCATTTTCAGTTATCAGGAGAAGAGCTCTACATTGACATGCCGGATTTTGatattccaattatttaattaattatttaatatatgagTTTATGGCATcgactttcttttttcttcttttttttttgttaaatatggAAGTTGCGGGAAATGCACACTCACTTTTATTTCGTCTATGCACTCTATGCActccaatttattttttttattatttttattacttttattatttatttttcccCGTCATTCgggtatatttttttctatgtACATATACATACACAAACACATCAAATGTGCACATATGAATCATGtatatatatcagattatTCAGCAGACAGTTATTTACGCCTTCAGTAATGAAAAGCCAGCACGTTCTATGATATGGTAACCACCGCCTGGACGGCCGAAAGTGGTAGTGCTACAACTGTGTCTGAAAATCCGCCCAGCAATATCGAAACTTAAGATTGGAATGGATATAATAagtttttgattttgtttatatatttaaccttatttttttcttttattggtCTTTATTGTTTTAGGTTCATTGAATTTGAAGATGAATCTTCTGCTAGTACAGCTGTAACTTCCATGAACAATTTTGAATTAGGAGGTTTAATTCTACATGTAGGGAAAGCAGTGATTGGAGGGCCTCTTAGTGAAGGGATGAAAGCTATAGAAAAGTTACCTCCTCTGCCAGCGGGAGCTACTCCACCTCCACCTATTGTAACATCACCCTCTGTTTCTGCTGCGGGTATTTTGcgaatatatttgtatttagaAACTTCAAGCTATTCATGATGTctaatcttatttaatgatttattagcGGCAGCAGCTAAAGCGCAGAATGCTGCAGCAAAAATTGCAGCTGATCTTGCAGCAAGAGGTCAAACTGCAGTTGAATCAGTAGCACAAGAGGAGAATATGAGTATTAGTGCCAGTCAGCGTTATGCTATCATGCAGAAATTAGCGAGACAAGAggtatgtaaaattttaattcatttatttatatgaattcaTCAGATTTAAGTTTAAATGTTTGTATTTAGTCATCACCGGTAGTTGTTATAAAGAATGCAGTTGCACCTTCTGAAGTTGATGATACTTTAGAAGATGAATTTAAAGAAGAGTGCAGCAATTATGGTAATGTTGAAAGAGTAGTAGTTTATGTTGATTCggaagaaatttttgaaagtgAACGAGGGTTGGTTAAAATTTTCGTGGAATTTGATGACGAAAATGGTAAGGATAACATCGATTTTTGTTGTGTTAAtagaacaaataaataaatgtttcttttaaaacattgtttttattttattttattttttatagctGCTGAAAAGGCTAAAGAAAAGTTGGATGGTCGTTGGTTTGGCGGACGTCGTATAAATGCATCTTTATTcgatcttaaaaaatttcaaacgGGAGATTATTCTAATTGACGAAAATTCAATCTTACATTCACAAAATTGTACCATTCATTGTTATAGAAATCATAGGaatgcaaaatatttataattatgagaCTTGGATTATTATTGAATGAAATTGTGAAAATTTAGAATTCTTGGCAtagtaatgatttttatttctagaaacaaaaaaaaggttatgAACCTTTAGTTGatgaatattatgtaaatataagtTATGGAAcaatattaatagttaatattattttttactgtatTAACAAAGgctataatattttgtgattAATAATCTAAAGGCATTAGTTAGTTTTGCTTCCCACTATTTACAACTAACCGCTTTCTAATCCGTTTCCATAACGGAAGCCTTGGTCTTTTTTAAAGCTTCAATTgttttctaaaagaaaaaaccatTTAAGATTTCTATTTGTATAATTCAATCAATActtgaatgattttttaccTTCTTTGCATATCGTTGATTACGAAGAAATTTAGGATCAacctaaataaattaaatataattagcTTTATGAAAAACCATAAGTTTAaggttaaatattaaaaataaatatgaaaaataaacgTACTCCCTTTAGAGAAGGATAACGATATGTTTTTGGCTTCTTAATACCATTACGGTGAGCCTTTcgatctaaatttttttttttaaaaaaaaagaacgatcACGTATAAAATTGATATGATACATATGTCCATTAAAGAATTACTTTATAACTTACTCTGATTGTGATTGGTATGATTCTTGCTTTTGgctaaaatttgataatatatacaAATCAGAAAATCGAAAATAAtgaattgatcaaaaaaaaaataaataaattaataaaataaaacctaCCCATTGCGCTTGAAATAAAAACCTTTTTAATTATCCAAAGAACAAgtatataaattgaaattgaaaaagattcaaatatttataaaaaaatatttacgtattattcatacaataaattaaaattaaaaataatacataccTTTCAAGATTGCAATAAGAgataatttcaaattcaaatatcgaaaaaatttttttatacttccAAAATTAAAACCGGTTTGTGTAATGTCCATCATATCTATGAAATTGCCACGTGATAACCTGTTTTTTTGGTTTTGGTATTGGTGGTAGCGCTCTGGTCATAATAACCATTACTGCTTGCAATGGTGATTAAACGTAAACTTAGGAACTCAACAGCGAATACATCTACTCCGGTACCAGAAGTTAAGTCTGAGGAAATAAAAACTCCTAGTCCTACACCTCCTGTAAAGGTTGAGCGACGCGGACGACCACGTAAATCTGAGACCAGCGAGGAAATAACTAACGATAGACCTGTCAAAGCCTCCCGTCCAAACGAAACGTTTAAAATTATTCCCTTTAATCCTAAAGGTACAACTAGTAATAGCAAAggcaaagaaaaagaaacaactCAATCGCCCACAGATCTTCCTTCGGAGTAAGTACTGATTTTTCAAAGAAACGTGCATATTTCCAGAAGATTTTTACGCTTTCATTTTTAGACCTGTGTACAATGAACCAGTACAACAATTCGAACCTAACTTTGTTACACTTCCGGAAggtaaattatatgattttgtGCAAAAATAGtgcttcaaaattattaactttctGAAAGCTCCTGTTTTTTCGCCTCTTCCTCAACAACAATCACATATAACACCGCCTATACAAGGGGCTTCAACTTATTCAGGTAATATTTTGCAAACTCCGAGAAACACACGACCACGTAAATGGATACGCAGAAAAGTAGTAATTAAAACTACTGGAGCTGAAATAGCTGTACCTGTTTGGTATTCAAGTATGTAATTGCTTAAAGATACAATtgtttctaaatttttaattagattcttataatttatttgaattttatagaTGAACAGAAACAATTGAATAATTATGGGATGAATTagttaataagttatttttaatgaaaggATATTATTCTTgctaattaaatttcaaataataatttaattgaataattttacataaaatatattataattgttttatattgTGTTCTGATTTTAAAATCTGGAATCTGTTAAATGATGGTATAATTTAAGATCAGGTCCCATTATACGCTATCCGTTACATCTCCAAACCAATCCAGATATGTTTTCCAAAAGAAGCACTTTTTAATTCCTCGTTTGCAAACAAAATCCATCTTAACAATTTTAATCAGCTAACCGCTcaagtaattatttttcataaaaatgaattatggGATGAAGctaatattttagaacgtctttattataaaaataaaaatcaacaTCAACGCGCTGGATACTTTCGTAAGATTATAGAGGTTGCCATTTATAATTAACCTTATTGATTATATGATCATTTACTCTTTAActaattcaatttaaaatctttaggtgagaaaatttttaaaaagaattaaagagATGGGAATTAATGAATTGATGTCTGGATTTATAGAAGCTTTTTATAGCAAAAAAATGTAAGTACTCTTtacttctaaaaaattttttttttttcaaaacttaatGCATTTACGAATATAAAAAGTGGAAAGATTCGAAGTACATGGGATCAAGTGCCATCTCAAGAAATGGTTATTTTTGTCATGAATAGATTAATTGGCGTGGTATTATTGATGAATAAGGTtggtaaattatttcattaatttcattagcTGCATTAgatctataaattttaaatttaaatcaaccTGATGACTGATTTTTAGGCTTTGCAAATATTCAACGACGCATtcaagtaatttatataatttttattaccgaactttaaattataaaagcatcaaaaatttatttatttcaattaataatagtacTTTTAG
This region includes:
- a CDS encoding D-lactate ferricytochrome c oxidoreductase — protein: MYKLPSQTSFFFVSKQIANKITRPASFTLVGRRSYAATSTDKEFDTVVIGGGPGGYVAAIKAAQLGLKTACIEKRGTLGGTCLNIGCIPSKALLNNSHIYHQTKHELKDRGIDVSDVKLNLAAMMKAKEKAVTGLTRGIEGLFKKNKVTYVKGHGKLIGLNEIEVDGLDGNKTTLKAKNIIIATGSEPTPFKGLEVDEKQIVTSTGALSLEKVPKKMLVIGGGIIGLELGSVWHRLGADVTVVEYLGSIGAGMDGESAKSFFRILQKQGLKFKLNTKVIDASKKEDKVYVNVESAKGGDKETLEADVVLVSIGRRPYTENLGLENVGIDVDERGRIKIDSQFQTNKPHIFCIGDVTYGAMLAHKAEEEGIAAVETIKVGYGHVNYDAIPSVIYTHPEVAWCGKTEEAVKETKKPYRVGTFPFAANSRARTNDDSDGFVKIISDSETDQVLGVHIIGPNAGEMIGEAVLAMEYGASSEDIARTCHAHPTLSEALKEAAMATYDKPIHF